The Altererythrobacter sp. ZODW24 genome window below encodes:
- the lptD gene encoding LPS assembly protein LptD yields the protein MLPRPQSLLQATQRCLPTIPATRAALMVGALVLPSAALAQDEAPAPQDTPILAAPEQEREIAFEADELSYDSEGDIVTASGDVILQRGDQSVRANNISWDRKSGAILASGNVRFVDENGNQLFTESLELTDELKAGAMEDLLLAMREGGRLAARSGLRDENGAIQLSDAAYSACAVQDKDGCAKTPSWRITADRVSYDPTNSMIRFKGAYLELFGARILPMPGLAVRTDGQAVSGILVPGLRISESNGVEINGSYYFKLDKNRDLELGASIYTEAAPMLNAHYRHLGDDGALQITGYATRSQQLSQIAGVGDGDQEFRGYLAVNGTFQFSPEWSLTTSTRLVTDRTFLRRYDISNDDRLRSMIDVERIDDDSYLSIAGWATQTLRPGDNQSDEPIALPLIDYRRRLTDPVLGGRVELHANTLALYRAVGQDTQRAFAGARWDMRRLTGAGQEITFTALARGDVYHADDTALTQTAIYAGNEGWEARAIGLAAVDVKWPFVGEAFGGTQIFTPRVQIVASPEIKNLAIPNEDARAVDLEDSNLFALNRFPGYDRVEDGARLTYGLDWELTRPGLRVKTTVGQSYRLTNFRDVLPDGTGLSDRWSDFVGRTEVRYKDFVSLTHRFRLDKDNLAVRRNEFDVTVGTRKTYLELGYLRLNRNIQDFEDLQDREELRVAGRVKFARYFSLFGSGVINLTDREEDPTFTSDGFEPLRTRVGVAYTDDCIEMGATWRRDYAAQGDAERGNTFQVFFALRNLGF from the coding sequence ATGCTCCCCCGTCCGCAGTCCTTGCTGCAAGCCACTCAGCGGTGCTTGCCTACAATTCCGGCGACCCGCGCCGCCTTAATGGTGGGTGCGCTGGTATTGCCAAGCGCGGCTTTGGCTCAGGACGAAGCGCCCGCGCCCCAAGACACGCCTATCCTCGCAGCTCCAGAGCAGGAGCGGGAAATCGCCTTTGAGGCGGATGAGCTTTCGTACGATTCAGAAGGCGATATCGTCACCGCATCGGGTGACGTAATTCTCCAACGCGGCGACCAATCGGTGCGCGCCAACAATATTAGCTGGGACCGCAAGAGCGGTGCGATTCTGGCAAGCGGTAATGTCCGCTTCGTTGACGAAAACGGCAACCAGCTCTTCACCGAAAGCCTTGAGCTTACCGACGAGCTCAAAGCCGGTGCGATGGAAGATTTGCTGCTCGCCATGCGCGAAGGCGGCCGGTTGGCGGCACGCTCTGGCCTGCGCGATGAAAACGGCGCTATCCAATTATCGGACGCCGCCTATTCAGCCTGCGCCGTGCAAGACAAAGATGGCTGCGCCAAAACACCTAGCTGGCGGATTACCGCCGACCGCGTGTCTTACGATCCGACAAACAGCATGATCCGGTTCAAGGGCGCCTATCTTGAGCTGTTCGGCGCACGCATTCTGCCGATGCCCGGCCTGGCCGTGCGCACTGATGGCCAAGCAGTGTCGGGCATCTTGGTGCCGGGGCTGAGGATTTCAGAGTCCAACGGGGTCGAAATAAACGGCAGTTACTATTTTAAGCTGGATAAAAACCGCGATCTCGAACTGGGCGCGTCGATCTATACCGAGGCTGCGCCGATGCTGAATGCGCATTACCGCCATTTGGGCGATGACGGCGCGTTACAAATTACCGGCTATGCAACCCGCAGCCAGCAATTGTCCCAAATTGCCGGAGTGGGTGATGGCGACCAAGAGTTCCGCGGCTATTTGGCAGTCAATGGCACGTTCCAATTCAGCCCGGAATGGAGCCTGACCACTTCGACCCGTCTCGTTACCGACCGCACTTTCCTGCGCCGCTACGACATTAGCAATGACGATCGGCTGCGCTCGATGATTGATGTCGAGCGGATCGATGATGATTCCTACCTCTCTATTGCTGGCTGGGCCACGCAAACTCTGCGCCCGGGTGATAATCAATCTGACGAACCAATCGCGCTGCCGCTGATCGACTATCGCCGTCGTCTGACCGATCCGGTGCTAGGCGGCAGAGTCGAATTGCACGCCAATACGCTCGCTCTCTATCGCGCCGTCGGCCAAGATACACAGCGCGCCTTCGCCGGTGCACGCTGGGATATGCGGCGGCTGACGGGCGCCGGACAGGAAATCACATTCACTGCTTTGGCGCGCGGAGATGTCTATCATGCGGATGACACCGCATTGACCCAGACTGCAATTTACGCTGGCAATGAAGGCTGGGAGGCGCGCGCAATTGGCCTTGCGGCAGTTGACGTTAAATGGCCCTTCGTCGGCGAGGCTTTTGGCGGGACGCAAATATTTACGCCGCGTGTCCAGATCGTCGCCTCACCCGAAATCAAGAATTTGGCGATCCCCAACGAAGACGCTCGCGCGGTCGATCTAGAAGATAGCAATCTTTTCGCGCTTAACCGCTTCCCCGGTTATGACAGGGTCGAAGATGGCGCGCGCCTAACCTACGGACTGGATTGGGAGCTGACCCGGCCGGGCCTACGGGTCAAAACGACCGTCGGGCAGTCCTACCGCCTCACCAATTTCCGCGATGTACTGCCGGATGGCACAGGCCTGTCAGACCGTTGGTCCGATTTCGTTGGCCGCACCGAAGTGCGTTACAAAGACTTCGTCTCGCTGACCCACCGTTTCCGCCTCGACAAAGACAACCTTGCAGTCCGGCGTAACGAGTTCGATGTGACCGTCGGCACGCGCAAGACCTATCTTGAGCTCGGCTATTTGCGCCTCAACCGCAATATTCAAGACTTTGAAGATTTGCAGGACCGCGAAGAACTACGGGTCGCAGGCCGCGTGAAATTCGCGCGCTATTTCTCGCTGTTCGGTTCGGGCGTAATCAACCTGACCGACCGGGAAGAAGACCCCACATTTACATCGGACGGTTTTGAACCGCTGCGAACGCGCGTGGGTGTTGCCTATACGGATGATTGCATCGAAATGGGCGCGACATGGCGGCGCGATTACGCCGCTCAGGGCGATGCAGAACGCGGCAACACTTTTCAGGTGTTCTTCGCCTTGCGAAATTTGGGGTTCTGA
- a CDS encoding peptidylprolyl isomerase, producing the protein MPGSAQVSGGGANSLNIPADVTLLGKNDPYNRKATAVVNGQVITGTDVEQRVALLVAASEGEIPAEEMERLRMQVLRNLIDETLQIQEAKAQEIVISQAEIDQSYQRVAVQNFGQNAGQMDTYLAQIGSSPASLKRQIEGELAWQNLLGSTISPFINVSLDEVTELLERLEASRGTEEYRLGEIYLSATTETRPAVMENARRIIDQLREGGSFVAYARQFSEASTAAVGGDLGWLRLPQLPAELGVVAREMQPGQLVGPIDIPGGMSILYMIDKRQVLMSDPRDALLSLKQISIQIDPTQGETAAQQRVAEFTQAVNAIPGCGAAETAAAAMGADIVTNDQVQVRALPDALQSAMLQLQLGQVTPPFGSIEDGIRVLMLCGRDDPKAATGPSFDQLKNQLEEDRINKRATRYLRDLRNDALIRYN; encoded by the coding sequence GTGCCAGGCTCTGCACAGGTTTCCGGTGGCGGAGCGAATTCGCTCAATATTCCGGCTGATGTCACATTACTGGGAAAGAACGACCCCTATAATCGCAAGGCAACCGCGGTCGTAAACGGTCAAGTCATCACAGGTACCGACGTCGAACAGCGCGTTGCATTGCTGGTCGCGGCCAGTGAAGGCGAAATTCCGGCTGAGGAAATGGAGCGCCTGCGCATGCAAGTGCTGCGTAATTTGATCGACGAAACGCTGCAAATCCAGGAGGCGAAAGCGCAAGAGATTGTGATCTCGCAAGCTGAAATTGATCAGAGTTACCAGCGTGTTGCGGTACAGAATTTCGGTCAAAATGCCGGTCAGATGGACACTTATCTTGCGCAGATCGGGTCCTCTCCTGCATCGCTGAAGCGCCAGATTGAAGGTGAGCTGGCTTGGCAGAATTTGCTCGGCAGCACGATCAGCCCGTTCATCAACGTATCGCTCGACGAAGTAACCGAACTGCTTGAGCGGCTCGAAGCTTCTCGCGGTACCGAAGAGTACCGGCTCGGCGAAATCTATCTTTCCGCAACCACGGAAACGCGCCCAGCGGTGATGGAAAACGCCCGCCGGATCATCGACCAACTCCGCGAAGGCGGCAGCTTCGTTGCCTATGCACGGCAGTTTTCCGAAGCGTCGACCGCTGCAGTTGGCGGCGATTTGGGTTGGCTGCGCTTGCCGCAACTGCCTGCTGAACTCGGCGTCGTTGCCCGTGAAATGCAACCTGGCCAGCTGGTCGGCCCAATCGACATTCCCGGCGGCATGTCGATCCTTTATATGATCGACAAACGACAGGTTCTGATGTCCGATCCGCGCGATGCTCTACTCAGCCTCAAGCAGATTTCGATCCAGATCGATCCTACGCAGGGCGAAACGGCGGCGCAGCAGCGTGTAGCGGAGTTCACGCAGGCCGTGAACGCAATTCCGGGTTGCGGCGCCGCTGAAACGGCAGCTGCGGCGATGGGCGCTGACATTGTCACCAATGATCAGGTGCAAGTCCGCGCGCTGCCAGACGCTTTGCAATCCGCGATGCTGCAACTTCAGCTTGGTCAGGTTACGCCGCCATTCGGCTCGATCGAAGATGGCATCCGTGTGCTGATGCTGTGCGGCCGCGATGATCCAAAGGCCGCAACCGGCCCCAGCTTCGACCAACTGAAAAACCAGCTGGAAGAAGATCGCATCAACAAGCGCGCCACACGTTATCTGCGCGATCTGCGCAATGACGCGCTGATCCGCTACAACTAA
- the pdxA gene encoding 4-hydroxythreonine-4-phosphate dehydrogenase PdxA, whose translation MPPAPLAVSLGDPAGIGPELLCRAWLARDEQRLMPFFVVGGAKVLAAAAKACGLDVPINPITEPADAATVFAGGLPVLGALDAEYRPGQPDTSGAKLALHSLQRASDLAASGVAAGVVTAPVSKARLVEVGFAHPGQTEYMAAVCERPVEDAVMMLAGPQLRTVPVTVHCALLQVPALLTAALIEHRTRIVAAALREDFGLENPRIAVAALNPHAGEEGAFGDEESTIIQPALDALTAAEIDVTGPHPADALFAPRARQNYDAAICMYHDQALIPLKALDFDAGVNVTLGLPIVRTSPDHGTAFDIAGKGIADAGATIAALKMAGEIATRRAAS comes from the coding sequence ATGCCCCCCGCCCCCCTGGCCGTATCGCTGGGCGATCCGGCGGGGATCGGCCCAGAACTGCTGTGCCGTGCATGGCTTGCGCGCGACGAACAGCGGCTAATGCCTTTCTTCGTCGTCGGCGGAGCGAAGGTGCTGGCAGCAGCGGCCAAAGCCTGCGGGCTGGATGTACCGATCAATCCGATTACCGAACCTGCCGATGCGGCCACCGTCTTTGCGGGCGGCTTGCCGGTTTTGGGCGCTCTCGATGCGGAGTACCGGCCCGGACAGCCCGATACGTCGGGCGCGAAACTCGCTCTGCATTCGCTGCAACGAGCGAGCGATTTGGCGGCGTCAGGCGTCGCTGCAGGCGTTGTCACTGCTCCGGTGAGCAAGGCCCGATTGGTCGAGGTTGGCTTCGCGCATCCCGGACAGACCGAGTATATGGCAGCGGTTTGCGAACGCCCGGTCGAAGACGCGGTTATGATGCTGGCCGGGCCTCAACTGCGCACGGTGCCGGTAACTGTGCACTGCGCTCTCTTGCAAGTTCCAGCACTACTCACAGCCGCCTTGATCGAACACCGCACGCGGATTGTTGCGGCGGCTCTGCGCGAGGATTTCGGGTTGGAAAACCCGCGCATCGCCGTGGCCGCCCTCAATCCCCATGCAGGCGAAGAAGGCGCGTTTGGCGATGAGGAAAGCACGATCATCCAGCCCGCTCTGGACGCGCTGACAGCCGCTGAAATTGACGTTACAGGGCCGCATCCTGCCGACGCTTTGTTCGCCCCGCGAGCTCGCCAGAATTACGACGCGGCAATCTGCATGTATCACGATCAGGCGTTGATCCCTTTGAAGGCACTCGATTTCGATGCCGGGGTCAATGTCACGCTGGGCCTGCCCATTGTTCGTACTTCGCCCGATCACGGGACGGCATTCGACATTGCAGGCAAAGGTATCGCGGATGCCGGCGCAACGATTGCCGCGTTGAAGATGGCTGGTGAAATTGCGACAAGGCGTGCTGCATCATGA
- the rsmA gene encoding 16S rRNA (adenine(1518)-N(6)/adenine(1519)-N(6))-dimethyltransferase RsmA, with protein MKYGVTLPPLREVIAKHDLQATKALGQNFLLDEQLLDRIAAIPGDLHDHAVLEIGPGPGGLTRALLRAGARVTAIEMDERCLPALAELEEAFPGKLKVVHGDAMKQDHDTLMGEPYAIVANLPYNVGTALFTGWLDGEEWPPKWTSLTLMFQQEVAQRIVGSPYGKAYGRLAILAQWRSAAKLAMKVHRSAFTPPPKVQSAIVHVVPGEMPTGVSGKVVERVTAAAFGQRRKMLRQSLKGMPGALDALEELGIEQTRRAETLTIDEFVAIARELS; from the coding sequence ATGAAGTACGGGGTGACGCTTCCCCCCTTACGCGAAGTCATCGCCAAGCATGATCTCCAAGCCACCAAAGCGCTTGGTCAAAATTTCCTGCTCGATGAGCAATTGCTGGACCGCATCGCCGCCATTCCCGGCGACCTCCATGACCATGCGGTTCTCGAAATCGGCCCCGGCCCGGGCGGACTAACCCGCGCCCTGCTCCGCGCCGGTGCACGCGTGACCGCTATCGAAATGGACGAACGCTGCCTGCCCGCTCTGGCGGAGCTGGAGGAAGCCTTTCCCGGCAAGCTGAAAGTCGTGCACGGCGATGCGATGAAGCAGGATCACGATACGCTGATGGGCGAGCCCTACGCCATCGTTGCCAACCTGCCGTACAATGTCGGCACGGCGCTGTTTACCGGCTGGTTAGATGGTGAGGAATGGCCACCCAAATGGACCTCGCTCACGCTGATGTTCCAACAGGAAGTCGCCCAGCGGATCGTCGGCAGCCCCTATGGCAAAGCCTATGGCCGCCTCGCGATTCTGGCCCAGTGGCGCAGCGCCGCAAAACTGGCAATGAAGGTCCACCGCAGCGCCTTCACCCCGCCGCCCAAAGTGCAAAGCGCCATCGTCCATGTCGTGCCCGGAGAAATGCCCACGGGCGTATCCGGAAAGGTCGTGGAACGCGTGACCGCCGCCGCCTTCGGCCAGCGCCGCAAAATGCTGCGACAGAGTTTGAAGGGAATGCCCGGCGCGTTGGACGCGCTTGAGGAACTTGGGATCGAGCAGACACGGCGGGCCGAAACGCTGACTATTGACGAGTTTGTAGCGATTGCGCGGGAGCTGAGTTGA